From one Lysinibacillus sp. G4S2 genomic stretch:
- a CDS encoding AraC family transcriptional regulator, with product MDYFERIQNSIEYIEEHFQNELSIAEVSSKSYFSAFHFQRLFQAITGFSVQQYIRNRRLSEAAQLLVTTTKNILEIAMTYQYGSHEAFTRAFINHFGITPAQYRKVKKPIPLQTKINFLDYKMKGKLMMNKPEIVHLQKKLITGYVYKTTLLDEKYFVDIPEFYFDFGKNQYYERISNKVTPNMAYGITTNFQEDGHFSFIVGEEVQINNISLGGSFVNTEIPEGKYAEFKIDGTSESVQNTRRYIYGVWLPNSNYKRNSGPDFEITDVVNSKFPNDMKMKIYIPIK from the coding sequence ATGGATTATTTTGAAAGAATTCAAAACTCTATTGAATATATTGAAGAGCATTTTCAGAATGAACTATCAATTGCAGAAGTATCATCAAAATCCTATTTTTCAGCTTTTCATTTCCAAAGACTTTTTCAAGCAATTACTGGATTTTCGGTTCAACAATATATTAGAAATAGAAGGCTTTCCGAAGCTGCACAATTATTAGTAACAACCACAAAAAACATATTAGAAATCGCGATGACGTATCAATACGGTTCCCATGAAGCATTTACACGAGCCTTTATTAATCACTTTGGGATAACTCCCGCGCAATACCGAAAAGTAAAAAAGCCAATTCCCCTTCAAACCAAAATAAATTTTTTGGATTATAAAATGAAAGGGAAATTGATGATGAACAAGCCTGAAATCGTTCACCTCCAGAAAAAGCTTATTACTGGATATGTATACAAAACTACTTTATTGGACGAAAAGTATTTTGTAGATATTCCTGAATTTTATTTTGATTTTGGTAAAAATCAGTATTATGAGCGGATCTCCAATAAAGTTACACCCAATATGGCTTATGGGATCACCACTAATTTTCAAGAGGATGGACATTTTTCCTTTATCGTAGGCGAAGAAGTACAGATAAATAATATTTCTTTAGGTGGCAGCTTCGTCAATACAGAGATCCCCGAAGGAAAATATGCGGAGTTTAAAATTGATGGGACTTCTGAATCCGTTCAAAATACAAGACGTTATATTTACGGAGTTTGGCTGCCAAATTCGAATTACAAAAGAAATAGCGGCCCTGATTTTGAGATTACTGATGTAGTAAATTCTAAATTTCCAAACGATATGAAAATGAAAATTTACATTCCGATAAAGTGA
- a CDS encoding class I SAM-dependent methyltransferase: protein MYSYYGPLCTELYDLTKPVGYSIGGDIEYYLERLKGAKGRVLEAGVGSGRFLIPLLENGYNVEGIDYSPEMLDLCRNYCKERGFKPNLYEGNLSNFSLDSKYEAIVMPTGSFCLIENTKDAMDTLTCMYNHLIPGGRLIVDLLLPTDWRTGEITSSYYEISKEEGIALERKSVEMNWVDQYTLTILKYEKWRNGKLIDTELQRFPIRWYGIEEFQHILSSIGFSDITCSAEYIYNKKPSKEHSLITFEAVRK, encoded by the coding sequence ATGTATAGTTATTACGGTCCTTTATGTACAGAACTTTATGATTTAACAAAACCAGTAGGATATTCTATTGGCGGGGATATTGAATATTATCTTGAACGATTAAAAGGAGCTAAGGGAAGAGTACTTGAAGCAGGAGTTGGCTCTGGACGTTTCTTAATTCCTTTACTTGAAAACGGATATAATGTTGAGGGAATCGACTACTCGCCTGAAATGTTAGATTTATGCCGGAACTACTGTAAAGAAAGAGGATTCAAGCCGAATTTATATGAAGGTAACTTGAGCAATTTTTCATTAGACTCAAAATATGAAGCGATTGTTATGCCGACAGGTTCGTTTTGTTTAATAGAGAATACTAAAGATGCGATGGATACATTAACATGTATGTATAATCATTTAATACCTGGAGGTCGCCTAATTGTAGACTTGCTTTTACCTACAGACTGGCGAACAGGGGAGATTACTTCATCCTACTATGAGATTTCCAAAGAGGAAGGAATTGCTTTAGAACGAAAATCCGTTGAAATGAACTGGGTCGATCAATATACGCTAACCATTTTAAAATATGAAAAATGGAGAAATGGGAAATTAATAGATACAGAATTACAAAGATTTCCGATAAGATGGTACGGGATAGAAGAATTCCAGCACATATTATCGAGCATAGGTTTTTCTGATATTACTTGCTCCGCTGAATACATTTATAACAAGAAGCCTTCAAAAGAGCATTCTTTGATAACATTTGAAGCCGTTCGTAAATAA
- a CDS encoding GNAT family protein, which produces MNLEKVFAEFPLLSSENLVLKKIEDAHLQEVFSIYDNDKVFEYCGIIPKHNIQTVGKMIGHFDRDYQKKSRVKWGIFLKSQSDTLVGIIEAMDFNQKVNMVTIGYFLAEDYWGKGIATEAVKILVKFLFEEVNVNRIQADVMPLNETSKKVLLKNGFLKEGLLRQATLWSGKGVVDLEIYGLLKEEYKVK; this is translated from the coding sequence ATGAATCTAGAAAAAGTGTTTGCAGAGTTCCCATTATTAAGCTCAGAAAATCTAGTGCTGAAAAAAATTGAGGATGCACATTTACAGGAAGTATTTTCAATCTATGATAATGACAAAGTATTTGAATATTGTGGGATTATCCCTAAACACAATATCCAAACTGTGGGTAAAATGATTGGGCATTTTGATAGGGATTATCAGAAGAAAAGCCGAGTTAAATGGGGCATTTTCCTAAAGTCTCAAAGTGATACATTGGTTGGCATTATAGAAGCAATGGATTTTAATCAAAAAGTGAATATGGTGACGATTGGTTACTTTTTAGCAGAGGATTATTGGGGTAAAGGTATTGCAACTGAAGCCGTTAAAATTCTCGTAAAATTTTTATTTGAGGAAGTTAATGTCAATCGCATACAAGCGGATGTTATGCCATTAAATGAAACATCCAAAAAGGTTCTCCTTAAAAACGGATTTTTAAAAGAAGGACTTTTAAGACAAGCTACGTTATGGTCTGGTAAAGGAGTAGTGGATTTAGAAATATACGGATTGCTAAAAGAAGAGTACAAAGTGAAATAA
- a CDS encoding DinB family protein: MNIYCKSALHQIKFALTTIIEMIEKLAEHDLQKRPTPGKYSIGELLEHIAVICKADSLISDGASQDKMNKFYLSVSYKSPNEMKDALIKNYQLLEDKFMNYTEVELHEKITSYWGVTYSRYEWLLEILAHVYHHRGQLNSMLVHCYGIEPKVSLFE; the protein is encoded by the coding sequence ATGAATATATATTGTAAAAGCGCATTACATCAAATTAAATTCGCTTTAACGACAATTATTGAGATGATAGAAAAGTTAGCAGAACATGACTTGCAAAAGAGACCTACACCTGGCAAATATTCCATAGGAGAACTGTTAGAACATATTGCCGTTATTTGTAAAGCTGATTCACTTATTTCAGATGGTGCATCTCAAGATAAGATGAATAAATTTTATTTAAGTGTTTCATATAAGAGTCCAAATGAGATGAAAGATGCATTGATAAAAAATTATCAATTATTAGAAGATAAATTTATGAATTATACAGAAGTTGAACTTCATGAGAAAATTACTTCTTATTGGGGTGTAACATACTCACGATATGAATGGTTATTAGAGATTCTAGCTCACGTTTATCACCACAGAGGGCAATTAAACTCAATGCTTGTTCATTGTTATGGAATAGAACCAAAAGTTTCATTGTTTGAATAG
- a CDS encoding metallophosphoesterase family protein — protein MRIAIVTDIHGNASALNAVLSDIDSRKDIERIYCLGDMIGIGPDSNEVLQMLFSRNDILIITGNHDEAILALAKGQEYPKSHAHTKEHHQWILDRLDESFIPKLEKLNRTIKENIEGHSILFTHYQIKNNYKNEHISKDPFSSIVTPSNENLEKLFEGNNEKLICFGHHHSTHYFIGNKTIYLNPGSLGCNDKSTAPYAIIAFTNETIEIKLEEATYDNTSFLESYHKLQVPELDFILKVFHGNQL, from the coding sequence ATGCGAATAGCAATAGTTACAGATATACACGGCAATGCATCAGCATTAAATGCCGTTCTTTCTGATATAGATAGCAGAAAAGACATTGAACGTATATATTGTTTGGGAGACATGATTGGAATTGGTCCTGACTCTAATGAAGTTTTACAAATGCTTTTCTCTAGAAATGATATTTTAATAATAACTGGTAATCACGATGAAGCAATCTTAGCCTTAGCAAAAGGTCAAGAATATCCCAAAAGTCATGCTCACACAAAAGAACACCATCAATGGATTTTAGATAGACTGGATGAATCATTTATTCCTAAGTTAGAAAAATTAAACCGTACAATTAAAGAAAATATAGAAGGACATTCAATTTTATTTACTCATTACCAAATTAAAAACAATTACAAAAATGAACATATTAGTAAGGATCCATTTAGTTCAATTGTTACCCCAAGTAATGAAAACCTAGAAAAATTATTTGAAGGTAACAATGAAAAATTGATTTGTTTTGGACACCATCATTCCACTCATTATTTTATAGGGAATAAAACGATATACTTGAATCCAGGTTCCCTTGGTTGTAACGATAAATCAACAGCACCTTATGCAATTATAGCATTTACGAATGAAACAATTGAAATTAAATTGGAAGAAGCAACTTATGATAACACTTCTTTTTTAGAATCGTATCATAAATTACAAGTACCAGAACTTGATTTTATATTAAAAGTATTTCATGGTAATCAACTATAA
- a CDS encoding DUF1266 domain-containing protein, whose product MYILGIIVAIVFLIIVGLITASKRITKQNKKMRVEMEMANPLSKEKQHLLAYGANLALYRSESPRILQMNVDHETLKEGLSSYWDISNSEEAVQTLEWLLSEGHRTNFDELLLALKTGQSFTEEEVGKSQECYKSAQEAMIKKLSFMKSDFDQVNTIAAWDFERAVNIARWSYILGYLTEEQAWSYIDRAADAASPFFQSWKDYFISFAFGRAIAYEGDIYDIIWNGKELLEEKDSIWNEFSIKLPVAGSR is encoded by the coding sequence ATGTATATTCTAGGAATTATTGTAGCGATTGTATTTTTAATTATTGTAGGTTTAATTACAGCAAGCAAACGAATTACGAAACAAAATAAAAAAATGCGAGTAGAGATGGAGATGGCTAACCCATTATCGAAGGAGAAACAGCATTTGCTTGCCTACGGTGCCAATCTCGCTCTTTACCGCTCTGAGTCTCCACGGATACTGCAGATGAACGTAGATCATGAAACTTTGAAAGAAGGCCTTTCTTCATACTGGGACATTAGTAATTCAGAGGAGGCTGTGCAAACTCTGGAATGGCTGCTATCGGAAGGGCACCGTACGAATTTTGATGAGCTTCTTCTGGCGCTGAAAACTGGACAATCTTTTACAGAGGAGGAAGTGGGTAAATCGCAGGAATGCTATAAATCCGCTCAAGAAGCGATGATAAAGAAGCTTTCCTTTATGAAATCCGATTTTGACCAGGTGAACACTATTGCTGCTTGGGATTTTGAACGAGCTGTAAATATTGCAAGATGGAGCTACATACTTGGTTATTTAACCGAAGAACAGGCATGGAGCTATATTGATAGAGCAGCTGATGCGGCTAGTCCTTTCTTCCAATCCTGGAAGGACTATTTTATTTCATTTGCATTTGGCCGTGCCATTGCTTACGAGGGTGACATTTACGATATCATTTGGAACGGGAAAGAATTGCTGGAAGAAAAGGATTCAATTTGGAATGAATTTAGCATTAAGCTACCCGTAGCAGGAAGCCGATAA
- a CDS encoding DUF2809 domain-containing protein, translating to MILLNNEYKLINSQYRNMRIAYFIVIVITISLGLASRKWSTLLPSFVAQNAGDILWAMMVYFGFRLLLVRQSTVTAILLSFLFSFGIEFSQLYQEDWINQIRGTSLGALILGKGFLVEDLVRYTVGIMIATVLDKLALKFTLRS from the coding sequence GTGATTCTATTGAACAATGAGTATAAACTTATCAACTCGCAATACCGTAACATGCGAATAGCTTATTTCATAGTTATTGTTATCACCATTTCACTCGGCTTAGCTTCTAGAAAATGGAGTACCCTACTCCCGTCATTTGTAGCGCAAAACGCAGGGGACATACTATGGGCGATGATGGTCTATTTCGGATTTCGATTGTTGCTAGTGCGTCAGAGCACCGTCACAGCCATTTTGCTCAGTTTTTTGTTTAGCTTCGGCATTGAATTTAGTCAATTGTACCAGGAAGACTGGATTAATCAGATTCGTGGTACATCACTCGGGGCTTTGATCTTGGGCAAAGGGTTTCTTGTAGAGGATTTGGTTCGATATACAGTAGGGATCATGATTGCTACTGTATTAGATAAGCTGGCACTTAAGTTCACTCTTCGAAGTTAA